The genomic segment AACCGGGACACCGTCTACCTCGGTGGGCAGGATCGCGTCGGCGGGGGGTGGGGTCAGGAGATTCACCTTCAGCCCGTAACCGTTCTCGACCCGCGTGATGCCGACCCCGACAACCTTGACCAGCGCCTCAAAAACCTCCTGAGCACGCGACTTCGCCGCGCGGGCTTCCTCCAGGGTGTGCGTGTTCAGGTGGTCCATATCATTTTACCCTACCCGGAGTTCAGTCGCTGACCAAGTCTACCTTCAGTGCGTCCAGTACGGTTCGGAGCGGGTTCGCATAGGTCAACCCCTGGTCGTTCGACCCACCCGATTCGGTGCCGGCGAATAATAAGCCGATCGCCAGACGGGTACTGGCTTCCAGGATCAGCGATCCGCTGTCGCCGCCCGAACTGAACGGCTCGTCCCCGGCCCCTTCGATCTCAAACTGGCCGTCGAAGCGCCGTAACCCGGTGTCGAACTCGACCACCACGTTGTCGAGTTCGAATGCGGTGACCACGCCGCGCGTCAGCCCGGTTGTCCTACCGAGTTTCGCGACCTCGGTTCCCACGTCCACGAACGCCGCACCCAACCCGGCCAACTTGCCCAACCCACGCACGGAACGGGGATCGAACTCGATCTTGGGAACCAGTTCGGCAACCGCTGCATCAACGGCGTTCGGTTTGGCCTTCGCAATCCGAACCATGTCTGCCAGCGTGGCGATTCGGTCGGTCGGGTCGGTGCCACCGTCGAAGGCACCGGCCTGGAGGACCGCATCCCCGATCTTACCGCGATTTTCGTTCGCGAGAACGTGGTTGTTCGAAAGGATCAGTGTCTCTTTGGC from the Frigoriglobus tundricola genome contains:
- a CDS encoding Nal1-like putative serine protease, translating into MLLDSARDLKLSLTETALAPFTGDGPTAKALAVPAGPVAAVAPVQPSIALGIGRGTGNDFRIAVRCQRRELMTGKEIAQIRKKTKDEVDVRFVGTITKRAELPWTQQRHRPLKIGISVGHVKVTAGTLGAFVKHRGSAKETLILSNNHVLANENRGKIGDAVLQAGAFDGGTDPTDRIATLADMVRIAKAKPNAVDAAVAELVPKIEFDPRSVRGLGKLAGLGAAFVDVGTEVAKLGRTTGLTRGVVTAFELDNVVVEFDTGLRRFDGQFEIEGAGDEPFSSGGDSGSLILEASTRLAIGLLFAGTESGGSNDQGLTYANPLRTVLDALKVDLVSD